One window of the Candidatus Falkowbacteria bacterium genome contains the following:
- a CDS encoding PAS domain-containing protein translates to MFGKKKTPSELYLRILDNFPNPIWRAGTDAKCNFFNKAWLQFTGRTMDQEMGDGWVEGVHPDELQACVADYLEAFNARRSFKLEYRLKHADGTYHWLLDFGSPFFDDDGTFLGYIGSCYDENELKLSVEKTNKDNAELEELNIMMSGREKKMIELKEEIERLKKKYGEER, encoded by the coding sequence ATGTTCGGCAAAAAAAAGACACCAAGCGAGCTTTATTTGAGAATTTTGGATAATTTCCCCAATCCGATCTGGCGGGCCGGCACTGATGCCAAGTGTAATTTCTTCAACAAGGCCTGGCTTCAATTTACCGGACGCACCATGGACCAGGAAATGGGCGATGGTTGGGTCGAGGGCGTGCATCCGGACGAGCTCCAGGCTTGCGTAGCTGACTATCTCGAAGCCTTCAATGCCCGCCGATCTTTCAAGCTCGAGTACCGGCTGAAGCATGCTGACGGAACCTATCACTGGCTTTTGGATTTCGGCAGCCCATTCTTCGATGACGACGGCACATTTTTGGGCTACATCGGCTCCTGCTATGATGAGAACGAACTCAAGCTCAGCGTTGAAAAGACCAACAAGGATAACGCCGAGCTGGAAGAGTTGAACATCATGATGTCGGGACGTGAAAAGAAAATGATTGAACTCAAAGAGGAGATCGAGCGGCTGAAAAAGAAGTACGGCGAAGAACGATAA
- a CDS encoding transcription elongation factor GreB has product MQVPVRKPGKYTHLKPDPHMTEDKFNELKAKLERLKKVSHPRAAAEVKRLAEMGDFSDNAAYSMAKGRLRGINQRVIDMEEHLKQAVIIKPGPKTGLVELGSKVTVEVNGKEKTFLILGSSETDPFSDVISRNSPVGRALLGGSVGEVKRVITASKNVEYKIVRIE; this is encoded by the coding sequence ATGCAAGTACCAGTCAGAAAACCCGGGAAATACACCCACTTGAAGCCCGATCCTCACATGACAGAGGATAAGTTCAACGAGCTCAAAGCCAAGCTGGAACGCCTGAAAAAAGTCAGCCACCCGCGGGCAGCGGCCGAAGTCAAGAGGTTGGCCGAGATGGGCGATTTTTCAGATAACGCCGCCTACAGCATGGCCAAGGGCCGCTTGCGCGGTATCAACCAGCGAGTCATAGACATGGAAGAGCACCTCAAGCAGGCGGTCATCATCAAGCCTGGACCTAAGACCGGGCTAGTTGAGCTGGGCAGTAAAGTCACGGTCGAGGTCAATGGCAAAGAGAAGACCTTCCTGATCCTGGGCTCTTCCGAAACCGACCCGTTCTCCGACGTCATCTCCCGCAACTCCCCAGTCGGCCGTGCCCTGCTCGGCGGCTCGGTCGGCGAGGTCAAGCGCGTAATCACCGCCAGCAAGAACGTCGAATATAAGATTGTAAGAATCGAATAA
- a CDS encoding FAD:protein FMN transferase: protein MTWKKFSALGTEIIISAALKPGEENKIDSAEKEINDFEKRFSRFIVGNELYKLNSSAAGEFEASPVMSDLLREAKGLHEETGGLFDPTIIGSLEDIGYDRSFVAGAQDEETEPVDAGKISKRFAARPRMSELVIDGNLVRKPAGLRIDLGGLGKGYIVDRLADGIFKDVEDFWISAGGDLVIKGNAEGSKGWKVGVQNPNKPEKEIFSVVTKGEKVGVATSGIFKRRGQRGGVDWHHLIDPRTGLPADNNIQAVTAIASSAARADVLAKTVLILGEEEGLRFIDGQPDSACIIFFKDRGLKFSERAFNYF, encoded by the coding sequence ATGACTTGGAAAAAATTCAGCGCGTTGGGCACGGAAATAATCATCAGCGCCGCCTTGAAGCCGGGGGAAGAGAATAAGATCGACTCGGCTGAAAAAGAGATCAATGATTTCGAAAAGAGATTCAGCCGCTTCATTGTCGGCAACGAGCTCTATAAATTGAACAGTTCGGCGGCCGGAGAGTTCGAGGCCAGTCCGGTTATGTCTGATTTGTTGCGTGAGGCGAAAGGCCTCCATGAAGAGACCGGCGGTCTGTTCGATCCGACCATCATCGGCAGCCTCGAAGATATAGGTTATGACCGCAGCTTCGTGGCTGGAGCCCAGGATGAGGAGACTGAGCCGGTTGATGCTGGCAAAATCAGCAAACGGTTCGCCGCCCGTCCACGGATGTCCGAACTGGTAATCGACGGTAATTTGGTAAGAAAACCAGCCGGCCTGAGAATCGATTTGGGCGGCTTAGGCAAAGGCTATATAGTGGACCGCTTGGCCGACGGCATCTTTAAGGATGTCGAGGATTTCTGGATATCGGCCGGTGGAGATTTGGTAATCAAGGGCAACGCCGAAGGGAGTAAAGGCTGGAAGGTCGGCGTCCAGAACCCGAACAAGCCGGAGAAGGAGATTTTTTCGGTCGTTACCAAAGGGGAAAAGGTCGGTGTCGCCACCTCCGGCATATTCAAGCGCCGAGGACAGCGCGGCGGTGTGGATTGGCACCACTTGATCGACCCGCGGACAGGCTTGCCAGCCGATAATAATATCCAAGCGGTTACGGCTATCGCCTCGAGCGCGGCCAGGGCTGACGTCCTCGCGAAGACCGTATTAATCCTGGGGGAAGAAGAGGGTCTCCGTTTCATCGACGGGCAGCCAGACTCCGCTTGCATCATTTTTTTCAAAGACAGGGGATTGAAATTCTCCGAGAGAGCATTTAATTATTTCTGA